The nucleotide sequence AAAAGTCAGAAAGAGAAGTTTTAGATGTTATTTTTGAGGAAACTACATCCATAGGAGTTAGAAGGTATAAGGTTGAAAAAATAATGTTAAAAAGAGAGTTTTCAAAAGTAAAAACAGAATTCGGAGATATTACAGTAAAGAAAGCTTATTATAAAGGCGAGCTTGTGAAGTACAAACCAGAATATGAGGAGTGCAAGGATATAGCAAGAGAAAAAAATGTATCCATACATAAGGTATATAAAGCAGTATATAAACAAGATTTAAAATAATATTAGATGAGAGGTGGAAAATAAGTGATAAATAATGAAAAATATAAGGAACTAATAAAGTACCTTAAAAGCTTAGGAAAAGTAGTTTTAGCATTTTCAGGTGGTGTAGATAGTACTTTTTTGCTTAAAGCTTCAAAAGAAGCCCTTGGAGATAACGTAAAGGCAGTTACAATTTTATCTCCATATATTCCAAAGTGGGAAATAAGAGAAGCAGAGGAGTTAGTAAAGGAATTAGGAGTAGAACATGAAATTATAAAAGCACCTATTATTGATTCAATTAAATTTAATCCAGAAGATAGATGCTATTTATGCAAAACTGCAGTGTTTAGCATGATATTAGATGCAGCTAAAAGACAGGGATATGATTGTGTAATTGATGGTACAAACTTTGATGATATAAAGGATTATAGACCAGGACTAAGAGCTTTGAAGGAATTATCAGTAAAAAGTCCTCTTTTAGAATGTAAATTAACTAAAGCAGAAATAAGAACCTTTTCAAAGGAACTAGGACTTAAAACTTGGGACAAACCACCATATGCTTGTCTTTTAACAAGAATACCTTATGGAAATGAACTTAAGGTAGAAGATTTTGAGAAAATTGAAAGAGCAGAAAGATATATGATGAGTATTGGCTTTAGAGCTATTAGAGTAAGGTGTCATGATGACTTGGCAAGAATTGAAGTCGCTAGAGAGGATAGGAGCAAATTGTTTAATGAAGAGCTTTTAGATACTATCTCAGAGAATATAAAAAAATGTGGATTTAAATATGTATCATTAGATTTGCAAGGATATAGGGTAGGAAGCTTCAATGAGACTATAGCCAAAATTTCTGATAAATAAAACCTTGGGAGGAAAAACTGTTGGATAAAGAAGAGATTAAGCTTTTATTACAAGGTGTTAGAGATAACAAAATAGACATAGAAAAAGCTCTTGAAGAACTAGAGGATTTACCTTTTAAAGATTTAGGGTTTGCAAAGATAGACAATCATAGAGAAATTAGAGTTGGATACCCAGAAGTAATATATTGTGCGGGAAAAACAGTGAAACAAGTTAGTGATATTGTTAAATTTATGCTTACAAAAAATAATAATATTTTAGGAACTAGGGCAACTGAAGAAATGTATAAATCAGTAAAGCAAATATGTGCTGATGCAGAGTACAATAAACTTGGAAGAACAATAACTATTAGAAAAAAAGATGAAAAAGTTACAGATAGTTATATAGCTATTGTGGCAGCAGGAACTTCTGATTTACCAGTAGTAGAGGAAGCTTACGAGACAGCAAAAATATTAGGAAATAAGGTTGAAAAAGTAATTGATGTAGGAGTTGCAGGAATACATAGGCTTTTTTCTAAATTAGATGTTATTAAGGGAGCTAAGGTTGTTATAGTAGTTGCGGGAATGGAAGGAGCTTTAGCTAGTGTTGTAGGTGGATTAGTTGATAAACCTGTAATAGCAGTTCCAACAAGTGTTGGTTATGGAGCAAATTTTGGAGGGATTTCAGCTTTATTGTCAATGCTGAACAGCTGTGCTAGTGGTGTGAGCGTGGTAAATATAGATAATGGCTTTGGTGCGGCTTATAATGCCAGTATGATTAATAAATTATAGAGAGATTTCTACTTTTAAAGTGAAGATTATAAATGTAATTTAAAACAAAGACAACTAGGAAGTGGTTTTATGAAAAAATGCATTGTAGTAGTGGAATAGTCAAAAAATAGCACAATAAAAAGGAGAGAAATAAATATGACTATTCCAAATTTAAATAAAATATATCCAAGAAGTAATGATTACCAAACTGTATATCTTAAAAATGTTATTACAAGAAAAAATATAGAAGTTGGAGATTATACAATCTATAATGATTTTTATAATGACGCAAGAGATTTTGAAAAAAATAATGTACTATATCAGTATCCTATAAATGGTGATAAGTTAATAATTGGAAAGTTTTGTTCAATTGCATGCAAAGCAAAGTTTCTTATGAACAGCTCAAATCACAGTATGAAATCACTATCTACCTATACATTCCCGATATTTTATGAAGAATGGGATTTAGACGTTAAAAGAATAACGGAGGCATGGGATAATAAGGGGGATATTGTAATAGGAAATGATGTATGGATAGGTTATGATGCTGTAATTATGTCAGGAGTAAAAATTGGTGATGGTGCGATTATTGGAGCAAGAGCAGTAGTTACTAAAGATGTTCCGCCTTATACTGTTGCTGCAGGTGTACCAGCAAGGGTTATAAAGAAAAGATTTGATGACGACGTGATTTCAAAGCTTTTAAAAATTAAGTGGTGGAACTTGCCGTACGAAAAGATTAGAGAAAATATTCAATATTTTAAATCCGGAAACATTGATAAATTAATTTAAGTTAATGTGTAATTTAAAGGTAGGCTCATATTATAATAATATATGCCTACCTAATTGCGTCCTTATAAATATTTATAAAATTATTAAAGAGGTTTTTATAATTAACATATAATAGATATAATATAATTAGAGTAATAATATAGGGGAGGTATATATGAAGAAAAATGGTGCTCAAAGAGAATTTAAAAAATTAAAAAGTCAAATTAATCAAATTGAGGAGATTGTACATCATTCAAAGCCAGGTGCACTTATAGAGCATGAATCTGCAATAAGAAAAAAGTTAAGGCAGCTAAAGGAATTTGAGAAGGAAGGCTTTAGAGATTTTGATTATACATATGATAGGTATAAAGAGCTTTTAAATGACACCGGTAAAAGGATGCTTGAATATTATAATAAGAAAAACGGAACAAATTTTGATTTTTATGAGGTTTTAGAAGAGAATTATAATGCTTTTTATAATTCAGGACTTATGACAGTACTCACTAAACATCATATTCCTAAGCTTATAGCAAAAGAATTTGAAGAAAAATTCCCAGATAACCCTAAAAATGAATACATTGAAACACGCAGAATGCATAGAAAGTTCTATATCCATCTAGGTGATACAAATACAGGAAAAACTTACAATGCTGTAGAACGCCTTAAAACAGCAAGGAGAGGGGTATATCTATCACCATTGAGGATTCTTGCCTTAGAGAATTTCGAAAAATTAAATAATGAAGGGATTATTTGCGATTTATTGACTGGCGAAGAGGAAATTTTAAAACCAGATTCTACTCATATATCCTGCACAATAGAGAAGGTAGATTTAAAAGAGCACTATGACATAGCAGTTATTGATGAAATCCAAATGATCAGTGATTATCAAAGAGGAATAGCATGGAGTAAGGCTCTTCTTGGACTAAAGTGTGATGAAATTCATATATGTGGTGCTATTAATGCAAGGTATATACTTGAAACAATCATAAAGGATTGCGAGGATGAGTATGAGATAAAGGAGTACAAGAGAGCTATTCCACTTGAAGTTGAGGATGAAAGCTTTAACTATAAGGATATAAAAGAAGGAGACGCTGTTGTTGTATTTTCTAAGAAGAGAGTGCTTGAAATAGCTCAAAGTTATTCTGCTAGAGGCATTAAAGCAAGTATAATATATGGTGATTTGCCACCAGAGGTTAGAAAACTTCAATATGAACAGTTTATAAAAAAAGAGACTAAAGTTTTAGTAACTACTGATGCTATAGGAA is from Clostridium acetobutylicum ATCC 824 and encodes:
- the larB gene encoding nickel pincer cofactor biosynthesis protein LarB produces the protein MDKEEIKLLLQGVRDNKIDIEKALEELEDLPFKDLGFAKIDNHREIRVGYPEVIYCAGKTVKQVSDIVKFMLTKNNNILGTRATEEMYKSVKQICADAEYNKLGRTITIRKKDEKVTDSYIAIVAAGTSDLPVVEEAYETAKILGNKVEKVIDVGVAGIHRLFSKLDVIKGAKVVIVVAGMEGALASVVGGLVDKPVIAVPTSVGYGANFGGISALLSMLNSCASGVSVVNIDNGFGAAYNASMINKL
- the larE gene encoding ATP-dependent sacrificial sulfur transferase LarE gives rise to the protein MINNEKYKELIKYLKSLGKVVLAFSGGVDSTFLLKASKEALGDNVKAVTILSPYIPKWEIREAEELVKELGVEHEIIKAPIIDSIKFNPEDRCYLCKTAVFSMILDAAKRQGYDCVIDGTNFDDIKDYRPGLRALKELSVKSPLLECKLTKAEIRTFSKELGLKTWDKPPYACLLTRIPYGNELKVEDFEKIERAERYMMSIGFRAIRVRCHDDLARIEVAREDRSKLFNEELLDTISENIKKCGFKYVSLDLQGYRVGSFNETIAKISDK
- a CDS encoding CatB-related O-acetyltransferase, with the protein product MTIPNLNKIYPRSNDYQTVYLKNVITRKNIEVGDYTIYNDFYNDARDFEKNNVLYQYPINGDKLIIGKFCSIACKAKFLMNSSNHSMKSLSTYTFPIFYEEWDLDVKRITEAWDNKGDIVIGNDVWIGYDAVIMSGVKIGDGAIIGARAVVTKDVPPYTVAAGVPARVIKKRFDDDVISKLLKIKWWNLPYEKIRENIQYFKSGNIDKLI
- a CDS encoding helicase-related protein, which translates into the protein MKKNGAQREFKKLKSQINQIEEIVHHSKPGALIEHESAIRKKLRQLKEFEKEGFRDFDYTYDRYKELLNDTGKRMLEYYNKKNGTNFDFYEVLEENYNAFYNSGLMTVLTKHHIPKLIAKEFEEKFPDNPKNEYIETRRMHRKFYIHLGDTNTGKTYNAVERLKTARRGVYLSPLRILALENFEKLNNEGIICDLLTGEEEILKPDSTHISCTIEKVDLKEHYDIAVIDEIQMISDYQRGIAWSKALLGLKCDEIHICGAINARYILETIIKDCEDEYEIKEYKRAIPLEVEDESFNYKDIKEGDAVVVFSKKRVLEIAQSYSARGIKASIIYGDLPPEVRKLQYEQFIKKETKVLVTTDAIGMGVNLPIRRIIFINIRKFDGEQIRELTSQEVKQISGRAGRIGIYDVGYVASAGDTQDFIKEKLEEEDKSIRRAVIGPSEAILRIKGLPLSEKLALWSTRQEKLDYYTKMDISEYMMILDRIKKYKLSEEVQWDLLKVPFDVSKEELMSTFSGYVVEIFINKQDSIFKPECFRGSLDELEIYYQKINMYYSFSKIFNLEFDEEWVYSERIRVSEDINNILVGM